In one Roseburia intestinalis L1-82 genomic region, the following are encoded:
- a CDS encoding GntP family permease, which produces MGNVAELDTTRLVIAAIIGLALLLVLIIKFKVHAMLSILIGAIAIGLIAGMPFEEIVTAVDDGIGNTLKGIALLVGLGSMFGAILEASGGAQTLAVTMVKKFGDEKAAWALGITGLVISIPVFFDAGLIILIPLAFSLAKRTKKSSLFYAIPLLAGLAVGHAFIPPTPGPVLVATMLNVELGWVILVGVCCGFFAMIVAGPVWGAICGKKFYVPVPDQIANQEDIDESKLPSFASVVTIIMIPLVLIILKSVAGVVPALAGVAPLFNFLGQPFAALLIATLAAMFILGTRHGYTMPELEKILTKSLEPTGLILLVTACGGVLRYILQYSGLGEIIGNAVASINLPIVVVAFLVAALVRICVGSATVAMTMAAGIVAAMPEIASLSPMYLACVVAAVAGGATVCSHFNDSGFWLVRSLIGLDEKTTLKTWTIMETLVGGTGFIVALIISFFV; this is translated from the coding sequence ATGGGTAACGTCGCAGAATTAGATACAACCCGGCTGGTTATTGCAGCAATTATCGGACTGGCATTGTTGTTAGTTTTGATCATCAAATTTAAGGTTCACGCAATGCTTTCGATCTTAATCGGTGCGATTGCAATCGGACTGATCGCAGGAATGCCGTTTGAAGAAATCGTAACGGCGGTGGACGATGGTATAGGAAACACGCTAAAGGGAATTGCCCTCCTGGTAGGACTCGGTTCCATGTTCGGTGCGATACTTGAAGCATCGGGTGGAGCACAGACTTTAGCAGTTACAATGGTAAAGAAATTTGGGGATGAGAAGGCTGCATGGGCGCTTGGAATCACCGGCCTTGTTATTTCTATCCCGGTATTCTTTGATGCAGGACTTATCATTTTAATTCCACTTGCATTTTCTCTTGCAAAAAGAACAAAGAAATCTTCCCTGTTTTATGCGATCCCGCTTTTAGCAGGACTTGCCGTAGGACACGCATTTATCCCGCCGACACCTGGCCCGGTATTAGTTGCCACAATGTTAAATGTGGAACTTGGATGGGTTATTTTAGTCGGTGTATGCTGTGGATTTTTTGCAATGATCGTTGCAGGTCCGGTCTGGGGAGCTATCTGCGGAAAGAAATTTTATGTTCCGGTTCCGGATCAGATCGCAAACCAGGAAGATATTGATGAATCCAAACTTCCGAGTTTTGCATCGGTCGTTACCATCATCATGATCCCTCTGGTACTTATCATATTGAAATCTGTTGCAGGCGTGGTTCCGGCATTGGCAGGAGTGGCACCGTTATTTAACTTTTTAGGACAGCCGTTTGCAGCACTTCTGATCGCAACATTAGCCGCAATGTTCATCCTTGGAACAAGACATGGATACACGATGCCGGAATTAGAGAAGATCCTCACAAAATCTTTAGAGCCGACAGGACTGATCCTTCTTGTGACAGCATGTGGCGGCGTGCTCCGTTATATTTTACAGTATTCCGGCTTAGGTGAGATCATTGGTAATGCTGTGGCATCCATAAATCTTCCAATCGTTGTTGTAGCATTTTTAGTTGCAGCACTGGTAAGAATCTGTGTAGGTTCTGCAACCGTAGCAATGACCATGGCAGCAGGAATTGTAGCAGCAATGCCGGAGATCGCATCCTTATCACCGATGTATCTTGCATGTGTGGTTGCAGCAGTTGCCGGTGGAGCGACAGTCTGCTCACACTTTAACGATTCCGGATTCTGGCTGGTAAGATCACTGATCGGACTTGACGAGAAGACAACGTTAAAAACCTGGACGATCATGGAGACATTGGTTGGTGGAACCGGATTTATCGTTGCACTGATCATTTCTTTCTTCGTGTAG
- a CDS encoding FadR/GntR family transcriptional regulator has product MEKKSRELLAPHVEEELMDYILHTPVKIGEKLPNEFELAELFGVGRSTVRETVKSLVSKGVLEVRRGSGTYVIGTNRLEDDPLGLSGFTDKYELALDLCNVRLMLEPEIAMLASENATDEEKAELKRLCDEVENLYLAGENHLQKDVEFHTYIARCSKNKVIEKLVPIIQSAVITFVNLTHRQLKDETIDTHRAITDAILNGDSAGAKYAMIMHLNYNRQMILKKQAKAQQKNE; this is encoded by the coding sequence ATGGAAAAAAAGAGCCGGGAATTATTAGCACCGCATGTGGAAGAAGAACTGATGGATTATATTTTGCATACGCCGGTGAAAATAGGTGAGAAACTGCCAAATGAGTTTGAACTGGCAGAGCTGTTCGGCGTTGGGCGGAGCACAGTGCGGGAGACGGTAAAAAGCCTGGTTTCCAAAGGTGTGCTTGAGGTCCGCAGGGGTTCCGGGACTTATGTGATCGGGACGAACCGCTTAGAGGATGATCCGTTAGGGCTTTCAGGGTTTACGGACAAATATGAACTGGCGTTAGACCTCTGCAATGTGCGCCTGATGTTAGAGCCGGAGATCGCCATGCTGGCAAGTGAAAACGCGACGGACGAGGAAAAGGCGGAGTTAAAGCGGCTGTGTGATGAGGTGGAAAATCTGTATCTTGCCGGGGAGAACCATCTGCAGAAAGATGTGGAATTTCACACTTACATTGCGCGGTGCAGCAAAAATAAAGTCATTGAGAAACTGGTACCGATCATTCAGTCGGCGGTCATCACGTTCGTGAACCTGACACACCGCCAGTTAAAAGACGAAACGATTGATACCCACCGTGCGATCACGGATGCAATCTTAAATGGAGACAGTGCGGGTGCAAAATATGCGATGATCATGCACCTCAATTATAATCGTCAGATGATTTTGAAAAAACAGGCAAAGGCGCAGCAAAAAAATGAGTAA
- a CDS encoding AAA domain-containing protein: MNSIHRDIFKAIHEGKWLKIEYLNKEGRHTNYWIGIRDLDPRNKTLKVDGLHLNRCSIEGYDKIYIDSILSTEIVEGSYCPENERLIEDIALHPERYQNLFANTANLKILNYLEMCSKLDATPYTTDYELVRYIDGDQVRDGEYQLSEEQFKEIVTNFQRRMNRGTKQGKTLHIQKLALNILSIHTKNGLYVLAYRNLNLDVKNKAFKPDEDITICTQFTIGGEQENIRRYLDADEYELLSDFEKNLEKIKDAITEKNGARAVVDDMPYVIGLGMDCALNLHEEYKAILDMYEKEQVTFPIRAFFGDLLERPRRTKAYPIALLNQNINLDQLLAINNAMKYPLAYIQGPPGTGKTNTILNTIVTAFFNNMTVLFASYNNVPINNVFEKLSSLTYKGKRVAFPVLRLGNQEKVKECICYINQLRREVHGIKVFSSTLDRRKGDRIDRAKQLSGRLKEYEEVLDLTERKETLTQVMEYQERMKNVATLFHFHTDLQGRQLRNLDEKIQKIGEISERDAMALLDRNEDEFYSYLYYTSAKYIKELESNRFQDLRKILDDDEDVNEQAAAFNKYLQKSENVKKLQKVFPIMITTCISSHKLGEPEPLFDMTIMDEASQCNVAVSLVPIIRGEKLMLVGDPQQLKPVILLDELTNRKLRRKYHVADEYDYRENSIYKTYLACDAVSDEILLRNHYRCNKKIIDFNNKKYYNSKLQVQSDSRERQPLVYVNVDGGPGDMKNTSPAEVEEIMRYAGENPDKSIAVITPFVNQRILIERGIKENGFEHVVCGTVHAFQGDEKDVVLFSTALSDRTGKGTYDWLKNNKELINVATSRAKDKLILLADGKELERLHQGNEDDDLYELVQYVKMNGESKITEKHISSRALGIQPFSTETEAAFMKNLTHALENIWLTRNKYTIHKEVAISQVFRDNVTYDNLFYMGRFDFVVYEKRGKSELPVFAIELDGKEHFEDEVVRERDRQKNEICKAHHMQIIRVENSYARRYHYIKEILNDYFAKAR, from the coding sequence ATGAACAGTATACACAGAGATATCTTCAAAGCTATCCACGAAGGAAAATGGCTGAAAATTGAATATCTGAACAAAGAGGGCAGGCACACGAACTACTGGATCGGAATCCGGGACTTAGACCCACGGAACAAGACTTTAAAAGTGGACGGACTTCATCTCAACCGGTGCTCGATTGAGGGATACGATAAGATCTATATCGATTCCATCCTCTCGACCGAGATCGTGGAAGGCTCGTACTGCCCGGAGAATGAGCGGCTGATCGAAGATATCGCGCTGCACCCGGAACGCTACCAGAACCTTTTTGCAAACACGGCAAATTTAAAAATACTGAATTATCTGGAAATGTGCAGCAAACTGGATGCCACGCCGTATACGACCGATTATGAACTGGTGCGCTATATCGACGGAGATCAGGTGCGTGACGGGGAGTACCAGTTGTCGGAGGAACAGTTTAAAGAGATCGTGACAAATTTTCAGCGGCGCATGAACCGGGGCACGAAACAGGGGAAAACGCTTCATATTCAAAAGCTGGCACTAAATATTTTAAGTATCCATACAAAAAATGGATTGTATGTGCTGGCATACCGGAATCTGAATCTGGATGTAAAAAACAAGGCATTTAAACCGGATGAAGATATCACGATCTGCACGCAGTTTACCATAGGGGGAGAGCAGGAAAATATCCGAAGGTATTTAGATGCGGATGAATATGAGCTGTTATCCGATTTTGAAAAAAATCTTGAAAAAATAAAAGATGCGATTACAGAAAAAAACGGTGCACGGGCGGTTGTGGATGACATGCCCTATGTCATCGGACTTGGCATGGACTGTGCATTAAATCTGCATGAAGAGTATAAGGCGATTCTTGACATGTACGAAAAAGAGCAGGTGACTTTTCCAATCCGGGCATTTTTCGGCGATCTTTTGGAACGTCCGCGAAGAACGAAGGCATATCCGATCGCACTGTTAAACCAGAACATCAATCTTGACCAGCTTCTTGCAATTAACAATGCCATGAAATATCCGCTTGCCTATATTCAGGGACCACCGGGAACCGGCAAGACGAATACGATCTTAAACACGATCGTGACGGCATTTTTTAACAATATGACGGTACTGTTTGCGTCTTACAACAATGTACCCATAAACAATGTATTTGAAAAATTAAGTTCCCTGACTTATAAGGGAAAACGGGTCGCATTTCCGGTACTGCGCCTTGGAAATCAGGAAAAAGTAAAAGAATGTATCTGTTACATCAACCAGCTGCGGAGAGAGGTGCATGGCATTAAAGTATTTTCTTCCACGTTAGATCGTCGAAAAGGTGATAGAATTGACCGGGCGAAACAGCTTTCCGGCAGGTTAAAGGAATATGAGGAAGTCTTAGACCTGACGGAGCGCAAAGAAACGTTAACGCAGGTCATGGAGTATCAGGAACGGATGAAAAATGTGGCGACGCTCTTTCATTTCCATACGGATCTGCAGGGGCGTCAGCTGCGGAATCTGGATGAAAAAATCCAGAAGATCGGTGAGATATCTGAGCGGGATGCAATGGCTCTATTAGACCGCAATGAGGATGAATTTTACAGTTATCTGTATTATACCTCCGCAAAATACATCAAGGAGCTGGAAAGTAACAGGTTTCAGGATTTACGGAAAATTTTAGATGATGATGAAGATGTGAATGAGCAGGCAGCAGCATTTAACAAGTATCTGCAGAAATCGGAGAATGTAAAGAAGCTGCAGAAGGTATTTCCAATCATGATAACGACCTGCATTTCTTCCCATAAACTGGGTGAACCGGAACCGCTGTTTGACATGACAATCATGGATGAGGCGAGCCAGTGCAATGTTGCGGTCTCACTTGTGCCAATCATCCGGGGTGAAAAACTGATGCTGGTGGGAGATCCGCAGCAGTTAAAGCCGGTTATTTTATTGGACGAACTCACGAACCGGAAACTGCGCAGAAAATACCATGTTGCGGATGAATATGATTACCGCGAAAATTCCATTTATAAGACATATCTTGCCTGTGATGCGGTCAGCGATGAGATACTTTTGCGAAATCATTACCGCTGTAATAAAAAAATCATAGACTTTAACAATAAAAAATATTATAACTCCAAACTTCAGGTGCAGTCTGACAGCAGGGAAAGACAGCCGCTTGTCTATGTCAATGTGGATGGCGGGCCAGGTGACATGAAGAATACCTCTCCGGCAGAGGTGGAGGAGATCATGCGCTATGCGGGGGAAAATCCTGATAAAAGTATTGCTGTCATCACACCGTTTGTGAATCAGCGGATACTGATCGAGCGAGGGATCAAAGAAAACGGATTTGAGCATGTCGTGTGCGGAACGGTACATGCATTTCAGGGAGACGAAAAGGATGTGGTGCTGTTTTCCACGGCGTTAAGCGACCGGACTGGAAAGGGAACTTATGACTGGCTCAAAAATAATAAGGAACTGATCAATGTTGCAACGTCGCGGGCGAAGGACAAGCTGATCCTTCTTGCGGACGGGAAAGAATTGGAGCGCCTTCATCAGGGAAATGAGGATGATGATCTGTACGAGCTGGTGCAGTATGTGAAAATGAACGGGGAATCCAAAATTACGGAAAAGCATATCAGTTCGAGAGCACTTGGAATCCAGCCGTTTTCCACGGAAACAGAAGCGGCATTTATGAAAAACCTGACACATGCGCTGGAAAATATCTGGCTCACCCGGAATAAATATACGATCCACAAAGAGGTTGCCATATCCCAGGTGTTCCGGGATAATGTCACTTATGATAATCTGTTTTATATGGGAAGATTCGACTTTGTTGTCTATGAAAAGAGGGGAAAAAGCGAGCTGCCCGTTTTTGCGATCGAACTCGACGGCAAGGAGCATTTTGAGGATGAAGTGGTACGGGAGCGGGACAGACAGAAAAATGAGATCTGTAAGGCGCACCATATGCAGATCATCCGTGTGGAAAACTCTTATGCAAGACGCTATCACTACATCAAGGAAATTTTGAATGACTATTTTGCGAAGGCACGTTAA
- a CDS encoding ABC transporter ATP-binding protein has product MQEIRTEHLTVGYDKTPLIGDVNLSVRPGEILTLIGPNGSGKSTILKTITKQLKKLDGTVFLGEASMDELKDSQISRRLSMVMTERLRTELMSGREVVASGRYPYTGRFGILSKEDWAKVDEAIALVHAGEVQDQDFMKISDGQRQRLMLARAICQDTKILILDEPTSYLDMGFKMDILTNIRMLARDKKMAVIMSLHELDLAQKVSDTVACVRGDRIDRIGTPEKIFAGNYVQELYGVADQSFDPVTGQIFLCTGHEKAVVSRDFSAENCSGKNFGCGKKNPDPVSSQIFVIGGAGSGIPVYNRLWRENIPFAAGILQENDVEYKAAVALASEVVAEKAFYPVGQDKVQAAKRLIDSCKKCICAVEEFGPLNEANRELAEYARRIGKTGKNI; this is encoded by the coding sequence ATGCAGGAGATCCGCACAGAGCATCTGACTGTCGGCTATGATAAAACACCTTTGATCGGGGATGTGAATCTTTCTGTCCGGCCGGGGGAGATACTGACACTGATCGGGCCGAATGGTTCCGGAAAATCCACGATCTTAAAGACGATTACAAAGCAGTTAAAGAAACTGGATGGAACCGTATTTTTGGGCGAAGCATCCATGGATGAATTAAAAGACAGCCAGATTTCCAGACGATTGTCCATGGTCATGACAGAACGCCTCCGCACGGAGCTGATGAGCGGCAGGGAAGTGGTTGCCTCCGGGCGTTATCCTTATACGGGAAGATTTGGCATCCTGTCAAAAGAGGACTGGGCAAAAGTGGATGAGGCGATCGCGCTTGTCCATGCAGGTGAAGTGCAGGATCAGGATTTCATGAAGATCAGCGACGGACAGCGCCAGCGTCTGATGCTTGCGCGGGCAATCTGTCAGGATACAAAAATCCTGATCTTAGACGAGCCAACCTCCTATCTGGATATGGGCTTTAAGATGGATATACTTACAAATATCCGCATGCTTGCAAGAGATAAAAAGATGGCGGTCATTATGTCACTACATGAGCTTGACCTTGCGCAGAAAGTTTCCGATACGGTCGCCTGTGTCAGAGGCGACCGCATCGACCGCATCGGCACACCGGAGAAGATTTTTGCCGGAAATTATGTGCAGGAATTATACGGGGTGGCGGATCAGAGTTTTGATCCGGTGACGGGGCAGATTTTTTTGTGCACGGGACATGAGAAGGCAGTTGTTTCGAGAGATTTTAGTGCAGAGAATTGCTCTGGCAAAAATTTTGGATGTGGTAAGAAGAATCCAGATCCGGTCAGTTCACAGATTTTTGTGATCGGCGGTGCGGGCAGCGGCATCCCGGTATACAACAGGCTGTGGCGCGAAAACATTCCGTTTGCAGCGGGAATCCTGCAGGAAAATGATGTAGAGTACAAGGCAGCAGTGGCACTTGCTTCAGAAGTTGTGGCAGAAAAGGCATTTTACCCGGTTGGACAGGATAAGGTGCAGGCGGCAAAGCGGCTGATCGATAGCTGTAAAAAATGTATTTGTGCGGTAGAAGAGTTTGGACCGTTAAATGAAGCGAACCGGGAGCTGGCGGAGTATGCGAGGAGGATTGGGAAGACTGGCAAAAACATATGA
- a CDS encoding FecCD family ABC transporter permease, producing the protein MKKRYIISFVVAIIILSVLFLWNVGAGSVDISTSDLFAILAGSGKDETFSQIVWKIRLPRILAAILLGGALSVSGFLLQSFFQNPIAGPYVLGISSGAKLVVALTMIFLLEKGIMISSFGMVMAAFVGSMLAMGFVLLISFRVSKMSLLVVCGIMIGYICSAITDFGVTFASDSNIVNLHNWSMGSFSGMTWENIKMIVVIVGAAVLVTFCLAKPIGAYQMGEAYARNIGVNVKVLRVTMILLSSLLSACVTAFAGPISFVGIAVPHLVRMATKTARPIILIPGCFLCGAVVTLFCDGIARTVFAPTEISISSVTALFLVPVVIAAMLRKQEGR; encoded by the coding sequence ATGAAAAAACGTTATATCATCTCTTTTGTTGTTGCAATTATCATATTATCGGTATTGTTTTTATGGAATGTCGGGGCGGGAAGTGTGGACATATCCACATCGGATCTGTTTGCAATCCTTGCGGGAAGTGGAAAAGATGAGACATTTTCACAGATTGTGTGGAAAATCAGACTGCCGCGCATCCTTGCTGCGATCTTGTTAGGAGGAGCACTGTCAGTGTCGGGATTTTTACTCCAGAGCTTTTTCCAGAATCCGATTGCAGGACCGTATGTGCTTGGAATTTCATCCGGCGCAAAACTGGTGGTGGCACTTACCATGATTTTCCTGCTGGAAAAAGGCATTATGATCAGTTCCTTTGGCATGGTTATGGCTGCGTTTGTGGGTTCCATGCTTGCCATGGGATTCGTGCTTTTAATTTCATTTCGCGTGTCAAAAATGTCGCTGCTGGTGGTCTGTGGGATCATGATCGGTTATATCTGTTCCGCCATCACGGACTTTGGCGTCACATTTGCCAGCGATTCGAATATCGTCAATCTTCACAACTGGTCGATGGGAAGTTTTTCCGGCATGACATGGGAAAATATAAAAATGATCGTCGTGATCGTCGGTGCAGCAGTGCTTGTGACTTTTTGTCTGGCAAAACCGATCGGGGCATATCAGATGGGGGAGGCATATGCCAGAAATATAGGTGTCAATGTAAAAGTGTTGAGGGTCACGATGATTCTTTTATCAAGCCTTCTGTCTGCCTGCGTGACGGCATTTGCGGGACCGATCTCCTTTGTCGGAATTGCAGTGCCGCATCTGGTGAGGATGGCGACAAAAACAGCGCGCCCGATTATCCTGATTCCGGGGTGTTTTTTGTGTGGTGCAGTTGTGACACTTTTTTGTGACGGAATTGCAAGAACCGTGTTTGCGCCGACGGAAATCAGTATCAGCTCGGTTACGGCACTGTTTCTGGTGCCGGTCGTGATCGCAGCAATGTTGAGAAAACAGGAGGGGAGGTAG
- a CDS encoding ABC transporter substrate-binding protein, whose product MNKKRVTAVILSAMMCMQIFTGCGAKNNAAAVEGGAGQTAAESVQGEAGTATEKNAQAAEENVQGTADQDGTEESMTGNDAAEQADGTEVSVPEDGEYTVEVTLEGGSGKATVDSQAKVTVKDGVAYATITWSSTHYDYMIVNGEKYLNENEGGNSTFTFPIDGIPCEMDVIGDTTAMSTPHEIDYTLTFQFPETAGFKDLDCNGRMELSCADQFEVEQYGAYKLITIVDNGRFLLVPKGVKVPADVPADVTVLQQPLENVYLVSSAVMDLVCQIGAVSDLKYTGVKEKDWYVKEAADAMAAGNLIYAGKYSAPDYELLLSGGCTFAIENTMITHNPEVKEKLEELGIKVMIERSSYEKHPLGRLEWIKLFGVLFGREQQAKAFFDAQAAHIEPILEKEKTGLSVAFFAVASDGTITVRKPNDYVSSMIELAGGTYSLNGYVPEEENALSTLKMQMEDFYAAEKDADILIYNGTIEGELTSIDELVQKNSLFADFKAVKSGQVYTTGSNFYQQTSGTCDFIEDLNKVLNGETDAEYRFLKKIN is encoded by the coding sequence ATGAATAAAAAGAGAGTGACCGCAGTAATCTTATCCGCAATGATGTGCATGCAGATATTCACGGGATGCGGTGCAAAAAATAATGCCGCTGCAGTAGAAGGCGGGGCTGGTCAGACAGCTGCGGAAAGTGTACAGGGAGAGGCAGGTACAGCCACAGAGAAAAATGCACAGGCAGCAGAAGAAAATGTGCAGGGAACTGCAGATCAGGATGGAACGGAAGAAAGCATGACTGGAAATGATGCCGCAGAACAGGCAGACGGCACAGAAGTCTCAGTTCCTGAGGATGGCGAATATACGGTGGAAGTCACATTAGAAGGCGGCAGCGGAAAAGCAACTGTGGATTCACAGGCGAAAGTTACTGTGAAGGATGGAGTGGCATATGCGACGATCACATGGAGCAGTACGCATTACGATTACATGATCGTGAACGGGGAGAAATATCTCAATGAAAATGAAGGTGGAAACTCTACATTCACATTTCCAATTGATGGAATCCCATGTGAGATGGATGTGATCGGTGATACGACGGCAATGAGTACGCCGCATGAGATTGATTACACCCTGACTTTTCAATTTCCGGAAACGGCAGGTTTTAAAGACTTAGACTGCAATGGGCGTATGGAGTTATCCTGCGCCGACCAGTTTGAAGTAGAACAATATGGTGCTTATAAGCTGATTACGATCGTGGATAACGGTCGTTTTTTGCTTGTGCCAAAAGGTGTCAAAGTGCCGGCGGATGTTCCGGCAGATGTGACAGTTTTACAACAGCCGCTTGAAAATGTATATCTGGTGTCGAGTGCGGTGATGGATTTAGTCTGCCAGATCGGTGCTGTCTCCGATCTGAAATATACAGGAGTAAAAGAAAAAGACTGGTATGTAAAAGAGGCGGCAGATGCGATGGCAGCGGGAAATCTGATCTATGCCGGGAAATACAGTGCGCCTGACTATGAACTTTTACTTTCCGGTGGATGCACGTTTGCGATTGAAAATACGATGATCACGCACAACCCGGAAGTGAAAGAAAAATTAGAAGAACTTGGGATCAAGGTCATGATCGAGCGCTCCAGCTATGAAAAGCACCCGCTTGGAAGACTCGAATGGATAAAGCTTTTTGGCGTTTTGTTCGGGAGAGAACAGCAGGCCAAAGCGTTTTTTGATGCGCAGGCAGCACATATTGAGCCGATTTTGGAAAAAGAAAAAACGGGGCTGTCGGTAGCATTTTTTGCAGTTGCATCGGATGGAACGATTACGGTACGAAAACCAAATGATTATGTATCATCAATGATCGAACTTGCGGGGGGCACTTATTCCTTAAATGGTTATGTCCCGGAAGAGGAAAATGCACTCTCCACATTAAAAATGCAGATGGAAGATTTCTATGCGGCCGAAAAAGATGCTGACATTCTCATTTACAATGGTACAATAGAGGGAGAACTGACATCGATCGATGAACTGGTACAGAAAAACAGTCTGTTTGCCGACTTTAAAGCAGTAAAATCAGGACAGGTCTACACAACCGGAAGCAATTTTTACCAGCAGACCAGTGGAACCTGTGATTTCATTGAGGATCTCAATAAGGTACTGAATGGGGAAACGGATGCAGAGTACCGGTTTTTGAAGAAAATCAACTGA
- a CDS encoding methyl-accepting chemotaxis protein, with protein MKSKSVKNSLTLMCLMIVLVSVIVIGGISISNISTMTSTANKNYENARLDGYNTEIKSQVQSVIAILQAEYDKSQNGDLTEDEAKKEAAEIVRNMRYRDDGSGYFWIDDTDYNLIMHPILTDQEGNNRYDLTDQNGVKIIQEIMKVSTGSDGGGFNEFYFTKADGVTVAPKIAYSQIFTPWNWVVSTGNYVDDMEAEMNSSKNEVQAKYHTMITVIIIIDLIFTVIVFIASRIFGNTICKPLIEIQNFANRMSTGDLTTGVNVSSKNELGKTAGALDLAQQEVVGLISNIDGVSSHLQSAVSDFKKNFDSMNESIQNVSTAINEIAQNSNSQAASTSSASENIAEIADGIADTSSEMESLDQNAQLMQDRSNKSMETLHRLIDVNSTTKTDIDSMYNQTAQTNDSVNKISQAATLISEIASQTNLLSLNASIEAARAGEAGRGFAVVAEEIGGLATQSAQTVSEINNIISELSQNSEKSMELMKKMSEASDEQVAALESTQQMFEDLKGALDSCMASIQTITGKIKNVNSQRELVTESIDTLTQLATDNASSTEETSAMATELDAVVRKSSDLVSALADDIEKLSADMKQFKL; from the coding sequence ATGAAAAGCAAAAGCGTAAAAAATTCACTGACACTAATGTGTCTTATGATTGTTCTTGTATCTGTCATAGTCATTGGCGGTATTTCAATTTCAAATATCAGCACTATGACTTCCACGGCAAACAAGAATTATGAAAATGCCAGGTTAGATGGGTACAATACTGAGATCAAAAGTCAGGTACAGTCTGTCATCGCTATTTTACAGGCAGAATACGACAAATCCCAAAACGGTGATCTGACTGAAGACGAAGCAAAAAAAGAAGCAGCAGAGATCGTCCGCAACATGCGTTACAGGGATGATGGAAGCGGCTATTTCTGGATCGATGATACCGACTACAACCTCATTATGCATCCGATCTTAACCGATCAGGAAGGTAATAACCGTTACGATCTGACAGATCAGAATGGCGTCAAGATCATTCAGGAGATCATGAAAGTCTCGACCGGTTCTGACGGCGGCGGCTTCAATGAATTTTATTTTACGAAAGCCGACGGTGTTACCGTAGCACCAAAGATCGCGTACTCTCAAATCTTTACCCCATGGAACTGGGTTGTTTCCACCGGTAACTATGTAGATGATATGGAAGCGGAAATGAATAGTTCCAAAAACGAAGTTCAGGCGAAATACCATACTATGATCACAGTCATAATCATAATTGATCTGATTTTTACAGTTATCGTATTCATTGCTTCCCGTATTTTCGGTAATACGATCTGCAAACCTTTGATCGAGATTCAGAATTTTGCAAACAGGATGTCGACCGGAGACCTGACTACCGGAGTCAATGTTTCAAGTAAAAATGAACTTGGAAAAACAGCCGGTGCACTTGATCTTGCACAGCAGGAGGTTGTCGGACTTATCTCCAACATTGATGGAGTTTCCTCTCATTTACAGTCCGCCGTTTCGGATTTCAAAAAGAATTTTGACAGCATGAACGAATCTATCCAGAACGTTTCGACTGCAATCAATGAAATTGCCCAAAACAGTAACTCTCAGGCAGCATCAACTTCAAGTGCCTCTGAAAATATTGCTGAGATTGCCGATGGCATCGCAGATACTTCCTCAGAAATGGAATCCCTTGATCAGAATGCACAGCTGATGCAGGATCGTTCCAATAAGTCCATGGAAACTTTACACAGACTGATTGATGTCAATTCTACAACCAAGACTGATATTGATTCTATGTATAACCAGACTGCCCAGACAAATGATTCCGTCAACAAGATCAGTCAGGCAGCTACCCTGATCAGCGAAATTGCATCCCAGACCAACCTGCTTTCCTTAAATGCTTCCATTGAGGCAGCAAGAGCCGGTGAAGCCGGACGTGGATTCGCGGTTGTTGCAGAAGAAATCGGCGGACTTGCCACCCAGTCTGCGCAGACGGTCAGTGAGATCAACAATATCATTAGTGAGTTAAGCCAGAACTCCGAAAAATCTATGGAGCTGATGAAGAAAATGAGTGAGGCTTCCGACGAACAGGTTGCAGCTCTTGAAAGCACACAGCAGATGTTTGAAGACTTAAAAGGTGCTCTCGATTCCTGTATGGCGTCCATCCAGACCATTACAGGAAAGATCAAGAATGTCAATTCTCAGCGTGAGCTTGTCACAGAGAGTATCGATACCCTGACACAGCTTGCAACCGACAATGCATCCTCCACAGAAGAAACTTCCGCAATGGCAACCGAGCTCGATGCCGTTGTCCGTAAATCTTCGGATCTGGTATCTGCTTTAGCAGATGATATTGAAAAACTTTCTGCAGATATGAAACAGTTTAAGCTGTAA